A region from the Brassica napus cultivar Da-Ae chromosome C8, Da-Ae, whole genome shotgun sequence genome encodes:
- the LOC125591922 gene encoding UPF0725 protein EMB2204-like: protein MEELDFFKSPDEFPPRRGGYGLIHVECGGGRAYPNSALVKLYAKLGLHRYNWLEGTNFELDSIMKFNMRGAASPYYITLVARLPSSGLQQIFQVLVEEERLGILDLTCSISRSQGTESSKKESTPFLRPHSEPVSATYQDRLLGWTKSVIPWPSSEIGFSDTKRFYMLIESELQCDWISLYVELAICDSHRWITAKDLSNFELQIVQVAIESLDDKDPPSLKSKAAVIYIAYKDLAKAKTGEPYHCQAVVRRVINKATGTLSIQGDCWIEEAATASAASKKRSRMLRRRLGAHKLWRLSSPRWYQTYKNCGLRSSLTN from the exons ATGGAGGAGCTGGAT TTTTTCAAGTCCCCCGATGAGTTTCCACCAAGACGTGGTGGCTATGGCCTGATACATGTGGAATGTGGTGGAGGGCGTGCATACCCTAACAGTGCCTTGGTGAAGCTTTATGCCAAGCTCGGCCTTCATCGCTACAACTGGTTAGAG GGGACAAACTTTGAGCTAGATAGCATAATGAAATTCAACATGCGTGGTGCTGCATCTCCTTACTACATAACCTTGGTTGCGCGCCTTCCATCTAGCGGTTTGCAGCAGATCTTTCAGGTTCTCGTAGAGGAAGAACGTCTTGGCATTTTAGATTTGACATGCTCCATCTCTAGATCTCAAG GGACCGAGAGTTCAAAGAAGGAGTCAACTCCTTTCTTACGTCCACATTCCGAGCCGGTGTCTGCTACCTACCAAGACAGATTGCTTGGCTGGACCAAGTCAGTAATTCCATGGCCCTCCTCTGAGATTGGTTTCAGTGACACAAAGCGTTTTTACATG TTGATTGAATCTGAGTTGCAATGTGATTGGATTTCTTTGTATGTAGAACTTGCAATTTGTGATTCCCATAGGTGGATTACAGCT AAGGATCTCTCCAACTTTGAGTTGCAGATTGTCCAAGTGGCCATAGAATCTCTCGATGATAAGGATCCCCCAAGTCTCAAGTCTAAAGCTGCTGTCATTTACATAGCATACAAGGACTTGGCCAAGGCTAAGACTGGTGAGCCTTATCACTGCCAAGCTGTTGTGAGACGAGTCATCAACAAGGCAACCGGAACATTGAGCATCCAAGGTGATTGCTGGATTGAAGAAGCAGCAACGGCTTCAGCGGCTTCTAAAAAGAGATCCCGAATGCTTAGGCGTCGCTTAGGAGCTCATAAGCTATGGAGGTTGTCTAGTCCTAGGTGGTATCAGACGTACAAAAACTGTGGCCTTCGCTCTTCCCTCACGAATTGA